One region of Catenulispora sp. EB89 genomic DNA includes:
- a CDS encoding beta-galactosidase, giving the protein MRLRVNSPSRLRRTGRMLAAAGTVMALIFGSVGGVHATPTQNADLAQTTAATTTANTTANTVANTTATKTPAGTPHTVTYDGYSFLVDGTRTALWSGEFHYFRLPSPSLWLDIFQKMKAAGFNATSLYFDWGYHSPAPGVYDFTGVRNVDELLDMAQQAGLYVIARPAPYINAEVDGGGLPAWLGTKNVHNRTDDPAFLSYADQWLTQIDAILARHQLTNGTGTVIAYQVENEYYNGSATGQAYMQHLEDKARADGITVPLTGNNNGTFSSGTGALDVDGPDSYPQGFDCSNPSSWNGVPDLSYDHPAGKPLYSPEFQGGAFDPWGGPGYDKCAQLINDQFADVFYKNNIANGATAQSFYMTYGGTNWGWLGEPENYTSYDYGAAIRETRQLDPKYYEDKLIGYLLASMPDLTKTDRVETAAPSDSAIVDTARRNPDTGAQFHVLRHSDSTSTAVDNTHIAIDFNARLAGQYTYDDADPALQYAGSWSHVANQSYTGSDYKNTESFSNTAGDTLTVPFTGTAIRWIGSKTNNHGYADVYLDGVKQATVDCSGGASQAVLYQAAGLSAGSHTLKIVVDGSHASGSTDNFVSVDAIDLPPAASSPTYPSVPQEPGTAITLNDRESDLLLADTKLGDSRLQYSTSQLMSSQTIGGRDVAVLYGDQGTDGETVLRYTSRPTVQSSGGAVKVTWDATTGDLRLNYKHDGLTRVTVSGGGSRPLLLLLADKPTAETFWTQNTAAGPVLVRGTHLLRTATSLDGGRVLSLTGDNGTDPGIEVFSTAGSVVWNGHDVHAKASPTGSLVGAVATAAPITLPALTDWKVQAESPEAQPGFDDSTWQVADKTTTNSVTGIGSLPVLYADDYGFHTGSTWYRGRFGYSAAATGVHLVSDSGGGAQAFSVWLNGTFLGSSTTGSGDFTFPAGSLKQSGDNILSVLTVNMGHEEDYNSSNNNTSARGLTSASLIGSALTSVTWRLQGVRGGEQEIDPVRGPLSTGGLYGERAGWQLPGFDDASWKPVSLPAKNTTPGVAWYRTNVNLDLPKGQDTSIGLTIADDPSRQYRAELYVNGWMVGNYVNYLGPQHSFPIPNGILKTDGNNTIAVAVWNLDGSTGGLGKISLTDYGSYASALKVDPVDSPRYNKATYAMPAAPGVTASLKVPDTAQPATAFTATETVSVPAGRSRATGLTPSLNLPSGWTASVPSPSSISALKPGQSATFTWTVTPSAGSQASASALTATVGYTQRGKAGTAKDERIIGYYVPPSAGRDYVSDLPFIGATNGWGPVERDMSNGEQAAGDGHTITINGATFAKGLGTNAVSDVKVYLGGHCTTFTASVGVDDETGGAGTVTFSVLADGATRTTTPVIQGHQAATNLSVDVTGVQVLDLVVGDGGDGNAHDHGDWGGAQVTCG; this is encoded by the coding sequence ATGAGACTTCGGGTGAACAGTCCGTCGCGCCTCCGGCGCACCGGCCGCATGCTGGCGGCAGCTGGCACTGTCATGGCTCTGATATTCGGGTCCGTCGGTGGTGTGCACGCCACCCCGACCCAGAACGCTGATCTCGCGCAGACGACGGCAGCAACCACAACGGCGAACACAACGGCGAACACAGTGGCGAACACAACAGCCACCAAAACCCCCGCCGGTACCCCCCACACCGTCACCTACGACGGCTACTCCTTCCTCGTCGACGGCACCCGCACCGCCCTGTGGTCGGGCGAGTTCCACTACTTCCGCCTCCCCAGCCCCAGCCTCTGGCTGGACATCTTCCAGAAGATGAAGGCCGCCGGCTTCAACGCCACCTCCCTGTACTTCGACTGGGGATACCACTCGCCGGCGCCCGGCGTGTACGACTTCACCGGCGTGCGGAACGTCGACGAGCTCCTGGACATGGCGCAGCAGGCCGGGCTGTACGTGATCGCGCGGCCCGCGCCCTATATCAACGCCGAGGTCGACGGCGGCGGCCTGCCGGCGTGGCTGGGCACGAAGAACGTGCACAACCGCACCGACGATCCCGCCTTCCTGTCCTACGCCGACCAGTGGCTCACCCAGATCGACGCGATCCTGGCGCGGCACCAGCTCACCAACGGCACCGGCACGGTCATCGCCTACCAGGTCGAGAACGAGTACTACAACGGTTCGGCGACCGGCCAGGCCTACATGCAGCACCTGGAGGACAAGGCGCGCGCCGACGGCATCACCGTGCCGCTGACCGGCAACAACAACGGCACGTTCAGCAGCGGCACCGGCGCCCTGGACGTCGACGGCCCCGACTCCTACCCGCAGGGCTTCGACTGCTCGAACCCGAGCTCGTGGAACGGCGTCCCCGACCTCAGCTACGACCACCCGGCCGGCAAGCCGCTGTACTCGCCGGAGTTCCAGGGCGGCGCCTTCGACCCCTGGGGCGGGCCGGGGTACGACAAGTGCGCGCAGCTGATCAACGACCAGTTCGCGGACGTCTTCTACAAGAACAACATCGCCAACGGCGCCACCGCGCAGAGCTTCTACATGACCTACGGCGGCACCAACTGGGGCTGGCTCGGCGAGCCCGAGAACTACACCTCCTACGACTACGGCGCGGCGATCCGGGAGACCCGGCAGCTCGACCCGAAGTACTACGAGGACAAGCTGATCGGGTACCTGCTGGCCTCGATGCCGGACCTGACGAAGACCGACCGCGTCGAGACCGCCGCGCCGAGCGACAGCGCCATCGTGGACACCGCGCGGCGCAACCCCGACACCGGCGCCCAGTTCCACGTGCTGCGGCACTCGGACTCGACCTCGACCGCGGTGGACAACACGCACATCGCCATCGACTTCAACGCGCGGCTGGCCGGCCAGTACACCTACGACGACGCCGATCCGGCCCTGCAGTACGCCGGTTCCTGGTCGCACGTCGCCAACCAGAGCTACACCGGCAGCGACTACAAGAACACTGAGTCGTTCTCCAACACCGCCGGCGACACGCTGACGGTTCCGTTCACCGGCACCGCGATCCGGTGGATCGGTTCGAAGACCAACAACCACGGCTACGCCGACGTCTACCTCGACGGCGTCAAGCAGGCCACCGTCGACTGCTCCGGCGGCGCGAGCCAGGCCGTGCTCTACCAGGCCGCCGGCCTGAGCGCGGGATCGCACACGCTGAAGATCGTCGTCGACGGCAGCCACGCCTCCGGCTCGACCGACAACTTCGTCTCCGTTGACGCCATCGACCTGCCGCCGGCGGCGAGCAGCCCGACGTACCCGAGCGTCCCGCAGGAGCCCGGCACCGCGATCACCCTCAACGACCGCGAGTCGGATCTGCTGCTCGCGGACACCAAGCTCGGCGACTCGCGGTTGCAGTACTCGACCTCGCAGCTGATGAGCTCGCAGACGATCGGCGGCCGCGACGTCGCCGTGCTCTACGGAGATCAGGGCACTGACGGCGAGACGGTGCTGCGGTACACCAGCCGGCCGACCGTGCAGAGCAGCGGCGGCGCGGTCAAGGTGACCTGGGACGCCACCACCGGCGACCTGCGGCTCAACTACAAGCACGACGGCCTGACCCGGGTGACCGTCAGCGGCGGCGGCTCGCGGCCGTTGCTGCTCCTGCTCGCCGACAAGCCGACCGCCGAGACCTTCTGGACGCAGAACACCGCCGCCGGGCCGGTCCTGGTGCGCGGCACGCACCTGCTGCGCACCGCCACCAGCCTCGACGGCGGCCGCGTCCTGAGCCTGACCGGCGACAACGGCACCGACCCCGGCATCGAGGTGTTCAGCACGGCCGGATCGGTGGTCTGGAACGGGCATGACGTCCACGCCAAGGCCTCGCCCACCGGCAGCCTCGTCGGCGCGGTGGCCACGGCGGCGCCGATCACCCTGCCCGCGCTTACCGACTGGAAGGTCCAGGCCGAGTCCCCGGAGGCCCAGCCCGGCTTCGACGACTCGACGTGGCAGGTCGCGGACAAGACCACCACCAACAGCGTCACCGGTATCGGCTCGCTGCCGGTCCTGTACGCCGACGACTACGGGTTCCACACCGGCAGCACCTGGTACCGAGGCAGGTTCGGCTACTCCGCGGCGGCGACCGGCGTCCATCTGGTCTCTGATTCGGGAGGTGGCGCGCAGGCCTTCTCGGTCTGGCTCAACGGAACCTTCCTCGGCAGCTCCACCACCGGCAGCGGCGACTTCACCTTCCCGGCCGGGTCGTTGAAGCAGAGTGGGGACAACATCCTCTCGGTGCTCACCGTGAACATGGGCCACGAGGAGGACTACAACTCCAGCAACAACAACACCTCCGCGCGCGGCCTGACCAGCGCCTCGCTCATCGGCTCCGCACTGACGTCGGTGACGTGGCGGCTGCAGGGCGTCCGCGGCGGCGAGCAGGAGATCGACCCCGTGCGCGGTCCGCTGTCGACCGGTGGCCTGTACGGCGAGCGGGCCGGCTGGCAGCTGCCCGGCTTCGACGACGCGTCGTGGAAGCCGGTGAGCCTGCCGGCGAAGAACACCACTCCGGGTGTCGCCTGGTACCGGACGAACGTGAACCTCGATCTGCCGAAGGGCCAGGACACGTCGATCGGCCTCACCATCGCCGACGACCCGTCGCGGCAGTACCGCGCGGAGCTGTACGTCAACGGCTGGATGGTCGGCAACTACGTCAACTACCTCGGGCCGCAGCACAGCTTCCCGATCCCGAACGGGATCCTGAAGACCGACGGGAACAACACGATCGCGGTCGCCGTATGGAACCTGGACGGCAGTACCGGCGGGCTCGGCAAGATCTCGCTCACCGACTACGGCAGCTACGCGTCCGCGCTGAAGGTGGACCCGGTCGACAGCCCGCGCTACAACAAGGCCACGTACGCGATGCCCGCGGCGCCCGGCGTGACCGCGAGCCTCAAGGTCCCCGACACCGCGCAGCCCGCGACCGCCTTCACCGCCACCGAGACCGTCTCGGTCCCGGCCGGACGGTCGCGCGCGACCGGCCTCACCCCGTCGCTGAACCTTCCGTCCGGCTGGACGGCGAGCGTCCCGAGTCCGAGCTCGATCAGTGCCCTGAAACCGGGACAGTCGGCGACGTTCACCTGGACGGTCACGCCGTCGGCCGGCAGCCAGGCGTCAGCCTCCGCGCTCACCGCGACGGTCGGCTACACGCAGCGGGGCAAGGCCGGCACGGCGAAGGACGAACGCATCATCGGCTACTACGTGCCGCCCTCGGCGGGCCGGGACTATGTCAGTGACCTGCCGTTCATCGGCGCCACCAACGGCTGGGGACCGGTCGAGCGCGACATGAGCAACGGCGAGCAGGCGGCGGGGGACGGGCACACCATCACCATCAACGGCGCGACGTTCGCCAAGGGCCTCGGCACCAACGCGGTCAGCGACGTGAAGGTCTACCTCGGCGGCCACTGCACCACCTTCACCGCCTCGGTGGGCGTGGACGACGAGACCGGCGGCGCCGGCACCGTCACCTTCAGCGTGCTGGCCGACGGCGCGACCCGGACCACCACCCCGGTGATCCAGGGACACCAGGCGGCCACGAACCTGTCGGTCGACGTGACCGGCGTGCAGGTTCTCGACCTGGTGGTCGGCGACGGCGGCGACGGCAACGCGCACGACCACGGGGACTGGGGAGGGGCGCAGGTCACGTGCGGATGA
- a CDS encoding condensation domain-containing protein translates to MTDRIVVPFAGPGSGTGGLTWGQRQIWDAMVATDTSQSLRAVVPLDGAKTVEDLAGELRFFLSRYPSMRSRLTFDEQGRPAQVVAGSGQAELVVLDVLDADDPARAAEELADRWEATKFDYENEWPMRLAAVRHGGAVTHVVVVLNHLAADAGGVAVMMEDLSARDPAADEQAEPPGGIAPTDLADWQDGPAGRRQSDSALRYWERLLRAAEPERFGPVVPDDGPRFRQLTFRSPALLAAARIVAARTGGGTAPVLLAAYAVALARTTGVHPVLTQTIVSNRFRPGLAAAVHPVSQNGLLQLDVAEVPFDVAVERAARASVLGSKHAYYDPGPWEALKQRVDRERGVVVDIGCVLNDRRLGSEPTPDAVESSPGPNTLVWGEPLPLFNERLMVTVDEAPDAIELLVEVDTHAMTAPMVEAFVLALESVVQDAARVGDDVRATS, encoded by the coding sequence GTGACCGACCGCATCGTCGTCCCCTTCGCCGGACCGGGCTCCGGAACCGGGGGTCTGACCTGGGGACAGCGGCAGATCTGGGACGCGATGGTGGCCACCGACACCTCGCAGAGCCTGCGCGCCGTCGTGCCCCTGGACGGCGCCAAGACCGTCGAGGATCTGGCCGGCGAGCTCCGCTTCTTCCTCAGCCGCTACCCGTCGATGCGCAGCCGACTGACATTCGACGAGCAGGGCCGGCCGGCGCAGGTCGTCGCAGGATCCGGACAGGCCGAGCTGGTCGTGCTCGACGTGCTCGACGCCGACGATCCGGCGCGCGCCGCCGAGGAACTGGCCGACCGGTGGGAGGCCACGAAGTTCGACTACGAGAACGAGTGGCCCATGCGGCTGGCCGCGGTCCGGCACGGCGGTGCGGTGACGCACGTCGTGGTGGTCCTGAACCACCTGGCCGCCGACGCCGGCGGCGTCGCGGTGATGATGGAAGACCTCAGCGCCCGGGATCCGGCCGCCGACGAGCAGGCGGAACCGCCTGGGGGGATCGCGCCAACGGACCTCGCCGACTGGCAGGACGGCCCGGCCGGGCGGCGGCAGAGCGACAGCGCCCTGCGGTACTGGGAGCGGCTGCTGCGCGCGGCCGAGCCCGAGCGCTTCGGCCCGGTCGTCCCCGACGACGGTCCCCGCTTCCGCCAACTAACCTTCCGGTCCCCCGCGCTGCTCGCGGCGGCGCGCATCGTCGCGGCCCGCACCGGCGGCGGCACGGCGCCGGTGCTGCTCGCCGCCTACGCCGTCGCCCTGGCCCGGACGACCGGCGTGCACCCGGTGCTCACCCAGACCATCGTCAGCAACCGTTTCCGCCCCGGCCTGGCCGCCGCGGTCCACCCGGTCAGCCAGAACGGCCTGCTCCAGCTCGACGTCGCCGAAGTCCCCTTCGACGTTGCCGTCGAGCGCGCGGCCCGCGCCTCGGTCCTCGGTTCCAAGCACGCCTACTACGACCCGGGCCCGTGGGAGGCGCTGAAGCAGCGCGTCGACCGGGAGCGCGGCGTCGTCGTCGACATCGGATGCGTGCTCAACGACCGGCGGCTCGGCTCGGAGCCCACTCCGGACGCCGTCGAGTCCTCGCCGGGGCCAAACACCCTGGTCTGGGGCGAGCCGCTGCCGCTGTTCAACGAGCGGCTGATGGTGACCGTCGACGAGGCCCCGGACGCGATCGAACTCCTCGTCGAGGTCGACACGCACGCGATGACCGCGCCGATGGTGGAGGCTTTCGTGCTCGCGCTGGAGTCAGTCGTCCAGGACGCGGCGCGGGTCGGCGACGACGTCCGCGCCACGTCCTGA
- a CDS encoding BTAD domain-containing putative transcriptional regulator, with protein sequence MLEIRLLGPVEAWAGGDCVPLAPLERDLVAILALSCGTVLSTDRIIDGLWGGRPPVGPRSRVQGLVSTVRRKLGGALVTRHPGYLLDLPREASDLGMCEEYARRARRAENGADSARWLRQALDLWRGAPLDGVWAPGTAADRVRLSELRIGLLEQYFEAELGLGRHAEVVGDLAAAVSADPLRERLVIQFMTALYRCNRQADAIRAYQVVRERLSDELGADPCPELRELHMRILRGERDERGRLGERDESDARNERTERTEWTERNERGHSEARTEQPPITPTTPISPITPSDAELLAAFLPRPRTSETPAISERPAIPEAPKTSEPIQEHQPAQMPAGAGHFFGREADLATLTAALPGPDDEPQILVVSGAGGLGKTALVVRWAHSVARRFPDGQIFIRLGGASQSAGQGADSTEIPSAGSVLGTILLALGVGADRLPVSAEERAATYRTLAHGKRILIVADDVQTAGQLLPLVPPTPGSLLVATSRTRLTALAIQHAVRTLTVEPLAPAAASQLMRAIVGADRLSGEGAQEVVRLCGGWPLAIRIAGATLASRSRQSLASFADELAEGVDVLSVADDARTVRAALAEAHAGLDPAAMRLFGQLGLLPGASACLHLAAAVAGVSAVRARQLLDQLISANLVVETGSDRYWFHDMVLRYARQCGATLPDREVVQGRIVRWYLQAYEACANLVAPERDWPASTGPDDWLPFRGDDPSGFLRAEAPSLPAVARWVVDTGDGESAWRLAAAAYASDPAVPAQVCAVGLEAAVSLGDSRVLGEAHAQLGTALLADPLQWGQADIHLARATELLASDSGGLACTAAFGLGALRARQSRLREAGAALERALRTLSSGREPLAYAIVLLGYADVLVRSGAEERGRERFAQALILCEVALGGGFDQGRVLLDRPFNDGLLAAELSRALESLRPAVPDRVLAGTLIRLGLRLRLWAAELVEVDRNAETVRLDSRI encoded by the coding sequence TTGTTGGAGATACGCCTGCTCGGGCCGGTGGAGGCTTGGGCCGGTGGCGACTGTGTGCCGCTCGCGCCACTCGAGCGGGACCTGGTCGCCATCCTGGCGCTGTCCTGTGGGACGGTGCTGTCCACGGACCGGATCATCGACGGACTGTGGGGCGGGCGGCCGCCGGTCGGGCCGCGGTCGCGGGTGCAGGGGCTGGTGTCGACGGTGCGCCGCAAGCTCGGCGGCGCGCTGGTCACACGGCACCCCGGGTATCTGCTCGATCTCCCCAGGGAGGCCAGCGACCTGGGCATGTGCGAGGAGTACGCACGGCGCGCGCGGCGGGCCGAGAACGGGGCGGACAGCGCGCGCTGGCTGCGGCAGGCGCTGGACCTGTGGCGGGGCGCGCCGCTGGACGGGGTCTGGGCGCCCGGCACCGCCGCGGACCGGGTGCGGCTGTCGGAGCTGCGGATCGGCCTGCTGGAGCAGTACTTCGAGGCCGAGCTCGGGCTGGGCCGGCACGCCGAGGTGGTCGGCGACCTGGCCGCCGCGGTGTCGGCCGATCCGCTGCGCGAGCGGCTGGTCATCCAGTTCATGACCGCGCTGTACCGGTGCAACCGGCAGGCCGACGCCATCCGGGCCTATCAGGTCGTGCGGGAGCGGCTGTCCGACGAGCTCGGCGCGGATCCGTGCCCGGAGTTGCGCGAGCTGCATATGCGGATCCTGCGAGGGGAGCGGGACGAGCGCGGCCGGCTCGGCGAGCGCGACGAGAGCGATGCGCGGAACGAGCGGACCGAGCGGACCGAGTGGACCGAGCGGAACGAGCGCGGCCACAGCGAAGCGCGCACAGAACAGCCCCCGATCACCCCGACCACCCCGATCAGCCCGATCACCCCGAGCGACGCCGAGCTCCTGGCCGCCTTCCTTCCCCGTCCCCGCACATCGGAGACGCCTGCGATCTCCGAGCGTCCGGCGATCCCGGAGGCGCCGAAGACCTCGGAGCCGATTCAGGAGCACCAGCCCGCGCAGATGCCCGCCGGCGCCGGCCACTTCTTCGGCCGCGAAGCAGATTTGGCAACACTCACCGCCGCGCTGCCCGGACCGGACGACGAGCCGCAGATCCTGGTGGTCTCCGGCGCCGGCGGCCTGGGCAAGACGGCGCTGGTCGTGCGCTGGGCGCACAGCGTCGCGCGCCGCTTCCCGGACGGCCAGATCTTCATCCGCCTCGGCGGTGCGAGTCAGAGCGCGGGTCAGGGTGCCGACTCCACCGAGATCCCCTCCGCGGGCTCCGTCCTCGGCACGATCCTGCTGGCCCTCGGCGTCGGCGCCGACCGGCTCCCGGTCAGCGCCGAGGAGCGGGCCGCGACGTATCGGACGCTGGCGCACGGCAAGCGGATCCTGATCGTGGCCGACGACGTCCAGACGGCCGGCCAGCTGCTGCCGCTGGTCCCGCCGACGCCCGGGAGCCTGCTGGTCGCCACCTCCCGCACCCGGCTGACGGCGCTGGCCATCCAGCACGCGGTGCGCACCCTGACGGTCGAGCCGCTGGCCCCGGCGGCCGCCTCGCAGCTGATGCGCGCGATCGTCGGCGCGGACCGGCTCAGCGGCGAGGGCGCGCAGGAGGTGGTCCGGCTGTGCGGCGGCTGGCCGCTGGCGATCCGGATCGCCGGGGCGACCCTGGCGTCCCGGTCGCGGCAGTCGCTGGCCTCCTTCGCCGACGAGCTGGCCGAAGGCGTGGACGTGCTGTCGGTGGCCGACGACGCGCGCACCGTGCGCGCCGCGCTGGCCGAGGCGCACGCCGGACTCGACCCGGCCGCGATGCGGCTGTTCGGCCAGCTCGGCCTGCTGCCCGGGGCGTCGGCCTGCCTGCACTTGGCGGCGGCGGTGGCCGGCGTCTCGGCGGTGCGCGCCCGGCAGCTGCTCGACCAGCTGATCTCGGCCAACCTGGTGGTGGAGACGGGCTCGGACCGCTACTGGTTCCATGACATGGTCCTGCGATACGCCCGGCAGTGCGGGGCGACGCTCCCGGACCGGGAGGTGGTCCAGGGCCGGATCGTCCGCTGGTACCTGCAGGCGTACGAGGCCTGCGCGAACCTGGTGGCGCCGGAGCGGGACTGGCCCGCCTCCACCGGCCCGGACGACTGGCTGCCGTTCCGCGGCGACGACCCGTCCGGGTTCCTGCGGGCCGAGGCCCCGAGCCTGCCGGCGGTGGCGCGCTGGGTCGTCGACACCGGCGACGGGGAGTCGGCCTGGCGGCTCGCGGCCGCGGCCTACGCCTCCGACCCGGCCGTCCCGGCGCAGGTGTGCGCGGTCGGACTGGAGGCGGCGGTGTCCCTGGGCGATTCGCGGGTCCTGGGCGAGGCGCACGCGCAGCTCGGCACCGCCCTGCTGGCCGATCCGCTGCAGTGGGGCCAGGCCGACATCCACCTGGCCCGGGCCACCGAGCTGCTCGCCTCCGACTCCGGAGGGCTCGCCTGTACCGCGGCCTTCGGTCTGGGCGCGCTGCGGGCCCGGCAGTCCCGGCTCAGGGAGGCCGGTGCCGCGCTGGAGCGCGCGCTGCGGACCCTGTCCTCGGGCCGCGAGCCGTTGGCGTACGCGATCGTCCTGCTCGGCTACGCCGACGTGCTGGTGCGCAGCGGAGCCGAGGAGCGCGGCCGCGAGCGGTTCGCGCAGGCGCTGATCCTGTGCGAGGTGGCCCTCGGCGGCGGTTTCGACCAAGGCAGGGTCCTGCTCGACCGGCCGTTCAACGACGGGCTGCTGGCGGCCGAGCTGAGCCGCGCGCTGGAGTCGCTGCGGCCGGCCGTCCCGGACCGGGTCCTGGCCGGGACCCTGATCAGGCTCGGGCTCAGGCTGCGGTTATGGGCCGCGGAACTGGTCGAGGTCGATCGCAACGCCGAGACGGTGCGGCTGGACTCACGAATATGA
- the paaI gene encoding hydroxyphenylacetyl-CoA thioesterase PaaI, protein MTAQTAQTAQRNPTGDDVVLAHAEAMHAKDLTCKALGIALEAVEPGRAVLTMQVAGDMVNCHGIGHGGYVFLLADSAFAYACNSYGPVTVAQTAQVTFLLPVRPGDLLAAEAVERSRQGRTGLYDVTVTRRDDGAVVAEFRGHSVTLSGNPFAAQPAPAP, encoded by the coding sequence ATGACGGCTCAGACTGCTCAGACTGCTCAGCGGAATCCGACAGGAGACGACGTGGTACTCGCGCACGCCGAGGCGATGCACGCCAAGGACCTGACCTGCAAGGCGCTCGGCATCGCGCTGGAGGCGGTCGAACCGGGCCGGGCCGTGCTCACCATGCAGGTCGCCGGCGACATGGTGAATTGCCACGGCATCGGACACGGCGGCTACGTGTTCCTCCTTGCCGACTCGGCGTTCGCCTACGCGTGCAACTCCTACGGCCCGGTGACCGTCGCGCAGACCGCGCAGGTGACGTTCCTGCTGCCGGTCCGGCCCGGCGACCTGCTGGCCGCCGAGGCCGTGGAGCGGTCCCGGCAGGGGCGCACCGGGCTCTACGACGTGACCGTCACCCGGCGGGACGACGGCGCTGTGGTCGCGGAGTTCCGCGGCCACAGCGTCACGCTGAGCGGAAACCCGTTCGCCGCTCAGCCGGCGCCGGCGCCATAG
- a CDS encoding KamA family radical SAM protein, with product MSTDSPMNTASVTAVESGDQGYRYVRSALAEPDWRRLPGWREVTEAEWHSATWQRANSVKNAGQLRAVLGDLLTDRFYADLAADQTRYATMAMLIPPQMLNTMVPGAPPDDESFLADPVRRYLLPVASDRDPDWPSHPHAERDSLHEADMWVVEGLTRRYPTKALAELVSTCPQYCGHCTRMDLVGTSTPQVAKTRLALRSADRQEAMLDYLKRTPSVRDVVVSGGDVANVPWPRLESFLFRLLEVESVRDIRLATKAVVGLPQHWLQPEVLAGVARVAGVAASRSVNLAVHTHANHAASVTPLVAAAARALLDAGVRDVRNQGVLMRGVNATGTELLDLCFALQDEANILPYYFYMCDMIPNAEHWRVSVACAQELQDAIMGWLPGYATPRIVCDVPFVGKRWVHMVGEYDRELGVSRWDKKYRIDDDAAEQGGVYYDPIHSLPEAGRRWWSERYGAGAG from the coding sequence ATGAGCACTGACTCCCCGATGAACACGGCCTCCGTGACGGCCGTCGAATCCGGCGACCAGGGCTACCGCTACGTCCGGTCCGCGTTAGCCGAACCGGACTGGCGGCGGCTCCCCGGCTGGCGCGAGGTGACCGAGGCCGAGTGGCACAGCGCCACGTGGCAGCGGGCGAACAGCGTCAAGAACGCCGGGCAGCTGCGGGCCGTCCTCGGTGATCTGCTCACCGACCGGTTCTACGCCGACCTGGCCGCCGACCAGACCCGGTACGCGACGATGGCGATGCTGATCCCGCCGCAGATGCTGAACACGATGGTCCCCGGCGCGCCGCCGGACGACGAGTCGTTCCTGGCCGACCCGGTCCGGCGCTACCTGCTGCCGGTGGCTTCGGACCGGGACCCGGACTGGCCGAGCCACCCGCACGCCGAGCGCGACTCGCTGCACGAGGCGGACATGTGGGTGGTGGAGGGCCTGACCCGCCGCTACCCGACCAAGGCGCTGGCCGAGCTGGTGTCCACCTGTCCGCAGTACTGCGGGCACTGCACCCGCATGGACCTGGTCGGCACGTCCACCCCGCAGGTGGCGAAGACCAGGCTGGCGCTGCGGTCGGCGGACCGTCAGGAGGCGATGCTGGACTACCTCAAGCGCACGCCGAGCGTGCGGGACGTGGTGGTCTCCGGCGGCGACGTCGCGAACGTGCCGTGGCCCCGGCTGGAGTCGTTCCTGTTCCGGCTGCTGGAGGTGGAGTCGGTCCGGGACATCCGGCTGGCCACCAAGGCGGTGGTCGGCCTGCCGCAGCACTGGCTCCAGCCGGAGGTGCTGGCCGGCGTGGCTCGGGTGGCGGGCGTCGCGGCCTCCCGGTCGGTCAACCTCGCCGTGCACACCCACGCCAACCACGCGGCGTCGGTGACGCCGCTGGTCGCGGCGGCGGCGCGGGCGCTGCTCGACGCCGGGGTGCGGGACGTGCGCAATCAGGGAGTGCTGATGCGCGGGGTGAACGCGACCGGCACGGAGCTGCTGGATCTGTGCTTCGCGTTGCAGGACGAGGCGAACATCCTGCCGTACTACTTCTACATGTGCGACATGATCCCCAACGCGGAGCACTGGCGGGTCTCCGTGGCCTGCGCCCAGGAGCTTCAGGACGCGATCATGGGGTGGCTGCCCGGGTACGCCACGCCGAGGATCGTGTGCGACGTGCCGTTCGTCGGCAAGCGCTGGGTGCACATGGTCGGCGAGTACGACCGCGAGCTCGGCGTGTCCCGGTGGGACAAGAAGTACCGGATCGACGACGACGCCGCTGAACAAGGCGGCGTCTACTACGACCCGATCCACTCGCTCCCGGAAGCCGGCCGGCGCTGGTGGTCGGAGCGCTATGGCGCCGGCGCCGGCTGA